The window CAGCCAGCCGATCAAGTCTTGTTCGGTGACATCCAACAAATCTTCATTGAGGTTAATCACCTCATTTTGCTGGGCAATGTGGTAACTGATTTCCTTGCCATCCAAATCAATGGAAAAACTGTTGCTGGTTTCCTGTATCCTAAAATTATTCAATTTGGCCGGGTAATCCAGCAAGTTCAACTGACCGTTTTCCAGAATGGTTTCCGGTTCTATCAGTTCCAATTCGTCTTGAATGTAAGCGCACAGCAAGGGCAAACGACCAAAACTTTCGCCACGCTCCGAAGGCGCCTTTTGCGCCTGGATACTTTGATTGTGAATGCGTAAATCGCGGGCGATGGTTTCTTGCGCCGGCTTTTTACCCACCGCTTTCAACAAGGCTTGCTGCAACGGTTCGGACACTTCACCGCTGATGCGCACGACATAAGCGCCGTTATCCTCACTGATAGCCAATTGGCGTTTGTCGGCGTCGTCCAAATGCTCCAGATCCGGCATGGTAGGCAATTCAATCACCAAAGAAGCCAGCACTGGTTTGGAACCCTCTCCGGCGTTAGGTCCAAACAAATCGATTTGCCCATCACCAACCGGCGCTTGCTGCCGTAAAAACGCCGCAACTTCCATTTCCTCAAAACCCATCGCAATCAACTTGTCGGTCAACTCCTTGGCGGCATTGGCAAAACCCTTGGTGGCCAGATGCGCGTAAGCCCGGTTTAAATCTTCAATCAACCGCCGGCGGGCAAACGGCATGCGCAGCACCCGGCCTAGCAATTGTTCGGCATCCTTACTGGAACTGACTTGCTTGACCGAGCAAAACACATAAGCAAATGAGCAATCCCAGCCCTCCTTCAAGGCCTCGATGGTGATGATGTATTCAATCGGGCAAGCGGGGTCGAACAAATTCAGACCATCCAGTTCGCGCTGGTTGCCGGTGGCAATTGCGATGCTGTCGGCATCGATATGCAAATCATCGGTCAGATAGGCTTTCAACACCTCAACCGTCACGTCGCCGTTTTTGGCTTCGGCTTGCAACAAGGCAATCGGACGAATATACGCCTCGTCTTTTTGAGCATCCTGAGCCAGTTTGTTCCGTGTGATGACGGTATCGCGTACCGCATCCTGCCAGTTTTGATGTTCGGTCAAAATGATCGGCAGCTTGATCATCTCTTCGGCTTTCAATTCCGCCGCCGAAACGTGGTAAAGAATGTTGCTGCCATTGGTGGATGTGGTGTTCGGCGTAGCGGTAAATTCGATAATCGCCGCCGGATGCACCCGCTGCAAGGTGTCGAAGGTCAATGAGGTTCTGGCGTTATGCGCCTCGTCCACAATCAACAACGGCCGGTGCAGGGCCAGCAGGTTGGCAAACGAGTATTTGATTTTACCAAGCTCGTTAGCACTTAAACCCACTTCCTGAATATCGGCTGCACTGACCTTTTCCAGCCGCTCCAGGTAAGGATGGTTGGGCGGCAACTTGGCGAAATGCGGCTCGAAGTTTTCGTGATACGCATAGACCTTGCGCCCCGAAGTATCGTTGACGCGCAGATTGGCCAAGGTCGACACCACCACAATCGCTTTCTGTCCGATGTCTTGCGGCCTGATTTGCGTGACCTCATCAATGTCCAACACCAGCACTTGATGATTAAAGGCAAAATCCAACTTTTCCCGGTACGGATGACCGGGCTTTTTCAAGGCTTCAACGGTTTGTTGCCTAATGGTGTTGCTGGGAACCAGCCACAAAGTGATTGGAAAATCCGCATCCAGATAGCTTTTGGCGGCTGTGACAATGGCATGCGAAGCCAACAGGGTTTTACCGCCGCCGGTGGGAATGCGAAAACACACATAAGGCACGTCGGCAAAGCCGTAATCCCGATAGGCCAACGGTGGTAAGCCTTGCGCTTGCAACGCTTCGGCATAAGCCTCCGTGACATTTTGCCGGTCGCGGGCCTTGGACAGAAAGTCGTCCAAAGTGTCGATCGCGCGTTGTTGGTAGCCTTTTAAGGTTAACATCCTGAATTCCTATCATTGCTATTCCCCTCTTTGAAAAAGAGGGGCTAGGGGAGATTTTTCAAATAAATCCCCCTCGATCCCCTTTATGCCCTTCGGGTACTTTTTCAAAGGGGGAAGCTCAACTCAAACCATCTGCTGAATAGTTTCGAAAAACTAAGCCATCCGCTTTCATTCGCCCGCTTCGCGTACAGCAAACTCGACCACCGTATCGCTCAACCAAATGCCTCGTTGCCGCATCCTCCGCACGGCGTCGGTTATCTTGACGGGATAACCCAAGCGTTTGGCTTTCAACAAAATACCGATAGAGCCGGTCAATGTCAGGCCGGATAGCCTAGCAAAACGGCGACCGACATTCTCGTCGATAGCCACTAATGGGATGCCTTCCTGCAAGGCCAATTGAATCACCGCAGCTTCGCCCGCATCCAATGAATTGCGCAGTAAGACAGGAATTGTCACTGGCTGACTTTGTTTATACAACCAATCGGCCTGTTGAAACTCGCTCACCGCAAAACCATCGGAACCGCCAACATGGATTTCCTGGCACACTTCCCACGGCACCCAGACCCGGCTATACAGCATGGGCAGCATATCCAATGAGCCAGTCGCCGCGATTAACGACAAGATGGGCGTGGTGTTGATAACAATTTCTTTGCTTTCAGGCATTACGCAAATCCGCCAATAACTCATCAGCGCCCAAATCAATGGCAACCACGCCATAACGGTGTAACTCCAACAAGAAATCGACCCGTTCCATGCCCACCAATGCTGCCGCCATGCCGCTAGAGATACGCTTCATTTCGTACAGCTTTACCGCCATAGCCATTTTCGCCTCATGTTCGAACTGCGACGGCGATTGTTGCAAGGCATCGGGTAATTGTTCAGGATAATTAACGATCAGTTGCATCGTGCTTCTCCACTTTTAGTTTTTCGGTCAGCAATCGTTCCTACATTCTGGCAAGAAACGATAACAATAGTTATCTCTTTATCTAATTTCATGGTGGCGATAGAAGACAGGGCGCTTACACGCCAGACCCAATCAAAACCACTGGCTCGTTCGTGTAAAAGAACGAGCTTCACAACGCCTTCACGTCGTAAGGAATTTGTTTGAAGGTGATGTGGTGCTCGGCCAGGCGGGACGGGCCCAAGCGGCAGCTTTCGCCGTAAATTACGACCGGGCCGATGTGTTCGGCTATGCCGGGCAATTCAGCCAATACGCGCGAGGTCAGCACGTTGCCGCCTTGCGGGCGACGGTCGCCGAGGATGCCGTTGTACAGCAGATAATAGGCGGTGCCGTCGTAAACGCCCAGCAACGGCGAGTCATACAAGCTCATCAATTGACTCGTTCCCACGCGCTGCGTGGTAACGCCGGGCTTGTCCGCGTCGCGGACCATGTACTGCGGCGCGGTTGAACCGCATTCCCTCGCGGCGCGTGGGAACGAGGATAGCGGGGTTTGGGTTTCCGCGTACCAAATGTGCGCGGCCAGCGCGGCGAATTTGATGTCGTGGTTGAGCTTGCCGTAAGCGTCGAACACCGGTTCGCCCAGTTTGAAGAAGCGAAAGCCGCCGCCGCCCTGCCAGTTGACGGCCTTGGAAATACCACCTTGCTCGCCATCGACGACTTTGCACAAGCGGGCTTGGCAATGGCTTTGCGCGTGGTCGCCCATTTCGATGCCGATGTAACGGCGATTCATTTTGTGGGCCACAGCAGCGGTTGTGCCGGAGCCGAGGAAGCTGTCGAGGATTAGGTCGTCGGGGTTGGATGCGATTTCGAAAACTCGCTTCAATAGTCTTTCGGGCTTGGGAGTACCAAAACTAACATCGGCTCCAAAAAGAGAATTACATTCTTTTTTGGATTCATCTGTATGACCAACTTCATCATGCGGCCACCATGTCCAAGGCACTAAGCCTTCAACTTCTGACAAAAAACGGATAACGCTCGGCTGTGCATTACCATCTTTTCCCCAGTAAATACGGCCCTTTTCTTTCAATTTGATAAACTCAGACTCTATCATTGACCAACAGCGGCCTTCTGGTGGAACGTGCTTTTTTCCATTCGGCGCTGTAATCGTGTACATCTGATTTGGTCGAAACCCTTGTGCCGTCATAGGTAAACCACGCCATCTTTTGCTTGGATCAGTCTCTTTTGGGTTTTCTGGATTCCTATAAATTTTTGCTTGTGATTCGTCCAACGGAATTCGATTTCGATATTGCTTGAATTTATCTTGATCTTTCACATAGATAAAAAGGTATTCGTGGACATCGCCAATCGACTCTCGGTTTTCTCTTGAATATCTTTTTTGCCAAACATTGGAAGCAACAAAATTCCCCCGCCCAAACACCTCATCCATCATCACCTTCAAATAATGGGCTTCGTTGTCGTCGATGGATACCCAGATGCTGCCTTCTTCGCTGAGCAATTCCCGCAGCAGTTCCAAACGCGGGTACATCATGCTCAACCAAATCGAGTGTTCCAGATTGTCGTCGTAATGGCTGAAGGCAGAGCGGGTGTTGTACGGGGGGTCGATGTAGATGCATTTCACCTGACCGGCATAGAACGGAATCAATGCTTTCAAGGCTTCCAGGTTGTCGCCTTGGATCAGCATATTGCGGTTATCCGGATCGCCATACGACAATCCCGGCACTTCTTCCAGCAAGCGGTAAGCACATTGGCTACTGGTTTTGACGGCTTGGTTTTTGTTGAGCCAGTGCAAAATGGGCACTATTCCTCCGTGAAAATCTAAATAGCCGATAACCAAATCGGCATTTGCCGCCAACCGCCCGGAAAGCCCATGGCATGCGGATTGATCTTGTGATTATCGGGAACTGATGCTTTATTCCAGGATTTCAGCAAAGTACACATTCAAATCATCGCTTTTGCCGTTGCTAATACGCTTGAGAACTTTAGCAAGTGGGAAAATCCAAGTTTCACCATCCACCAAGCCGATAGCTTGGTGTTCATGGTTAATCTGCCATTCACCCCCCTTGTGCCGACGATACACCTCGCCTATGTAGCTCCCAAGCATTTTACACACATCTTGGACATCCTTATCCGATGGCTCTTTGCGAAACAGCTTCGCAATGAACCCTTTGGGGCGAGTATGAAACAATCGGTTTGCCAGCGTTTCCACTTGTTCAATACTCTCAATTGTAAAATCAAGTGACAGGCCAAAATTGCTGTGCGCGAAGTTAACGGCATTAGCCGCATATGCAGCCATAATTTCATTCGGACTCGGTTCAATCATCGTTGATTCCTGAAAGGGAAAGTGGTGTCGGATCTCATAATTAATGAAATGTTGGCTTCTAAGACTTTCAATGAGTTACATAAATTGTGAGATTCGGGTTTCTATAAAAAATCTCATAATTGGAGATAAAAACCCAACTAATTCTCACAATTTCTGAAATCTGGAAAAACTGAATTATCGCTTCCGGTGAAAGCCGGTAGTTGGAAAACCCTGAGAAAATTTTAAAGGTAACGGAACAATATCGGTAAAGAGCGGCAGTATGGACAAGTCATCCGCTATGCAACGAAGCTGAAACAATTAATCTTCGTCCTTTTTCTTCCTGGACTTTTTTGACTTCCCAGGATTAACGATAGCCGCATCGACGGTCGTCGCTGATTCGACGCTCGTGGGCATCAGACCGATTTTAGAGATTCCTACAAAGGCACTCGGTAACGTGGCTTCAGGTGTAGGGCCAAACATACCCGTACCAATCTGAAATTCCATCAGTAAGTCATATTTTCCTTCGTGGATTCCGTAATGCTTGACCAATAACTCCGTTAATTCGCGGAGCGACAGTACGGGAGCTACCGCCTTTGGTAATCGAACGATTTCGTTAATGTCTTGCATGTGAGGTATCAGCAGTATTAGTGGACATGCTAAACCACTGAGGTTGAGCCGATGGGATCGAGCTTTGTTGGCTAGCTATCGATATATTGAAATGGTTATTCACCTCTTGGCTAACATACAGATAAGACTCTAACGCACGTTTAACAACTTCATTCAAAGATACATTGTCATTGTGAGACCTCAAAATTGCCTCTTTATGCAATTCTGGCGTAACTCGAACATTAAATTGGCCTTTCAAGGGCTTTTTAGCTTCGATCCCAAGATCGGCACAGGTTTGAATATAGTCATCCACAGCTAATTCAAACTCCTGTTTCAACTGTTTTGGAGTCTCGGCCTCGTAAGTAATCAAATCATCGATAAACAGCAACTTTCCGTGACAAATTTCATCTTCGGCATCGATTTCGCATGTTCCCTCATAATCTTTGTACTTAAGTGTTTTCATTTTTTATCTATCAGCCCTTTGCATGTGAGGTGGTCTATGACTTGTGCGATGTAGACTTTTTTAACAATATTGCCTGGATGCGGTTTGTGAAGATTGATCACGGCTTCTAATTCTTTATTAAAAAACTTTCGTCTTGATCCATCGTTTTTTAGTTCTTTATAGCCAAATCCATCCAGAACCTTTTTTAACTCGTCCCAGGTAATGTCGGCAGGAGTAGGTTGTGCCAACAATCTTTCTAGCGCTTTCTGCTGCTTCGACATAACTTTAGCCTAGAAAGTTCTTTTTGTAACTGAAAAACGGTTACACATTGTCATTTATATTGTTCTTCCCGTCAATTTCACGTTCAAATTTAAAAACCATCATTGGCTGATGATACCAAGAACAACTGTCGGATCTCGCAATTCAAGAAGCGAATAAACAGGGTTATCCAACAAGGCATTCCGCTTTGCAAAAGCCCAGCAAAAAGCAAAAGCAACCCTGCGCTATTTCATCCGCTGACTAAATCTTTCGCATTCATCCTGATGCTTGGGCTTCCAGGCCTCTATCAACTTCTGGGCGTCATCCCGTTGACGGTCGGTCAATTGCGCAACAATGTCTTGTTGATTCTTGGTTAATTCGGCGTCAGTTGGTTCGTATTTAACGGCCAGCGTGTTCCATTTGTATGCTTGCAATAGGTCGCGGCGCACATTTTGCCCGTCAAGATATAGGGCCGCAGCCTTGGCATAGCTTTTAATGATGCCGTGCTCAGCCGTATTGATAGTCCACTGAGATATTTCCAGCTCGTCTTGCGGGGCGTACAGGCCTTCGTCATAAAGCTTCAATAGTTCTGCTTGCGCATCGCTACTCCCTCTTGCCGCTGCTTGCCGATACCAATAGACCGCTTCGTCAAAATTTTGGGTCGCTATAGCGCTGGCTTCATGTTGCAAGGCGCTAGCTAGCATGCCCATCACGCAAATTCCATCTTCTCCCGCCGTGGCTTTTATCATCCAGCTCTTACCCAACTCAATATCTTTCGGGATGGGCGGATGATCGTTAACACGCGGTAGTCCGTGAATATAAGATATACCCAACATCACCTGCGCCAGATCATCGCCGTGACTTGCCGCCAGTTCCAGTTCGCTAATGAACAGCGCGTTATCTTCCTTTATCTCTGTTAGATAAGCCGGTTTTTGCGGCTTAGCGGGTTCGGCGCCGATTGCAGCTATGGCAAACAGGGTACAAACGGACATCAAAGTGATCGTAAGGCGGCGTTTCATCGGCAAGGGTTTTTGGGGCAGTCAATGAGTATTGCCGGATATAATATTTATAACGTGGATAGCTGTTCAACTCTATGTATCCATATTGAGGGAATCGGTTTACCAAGTTTCGGAACCTGTCAGAACACAGATTCTGTTGGTATTGAAAGGTTTGAAAAACTCATATCGCCCGGCAACCGACCAGATCAATGCGCTCAAATCCATTGCCATTGTTCTTTATTGCAAATCATAAAAAATGCACAGCCAATGCAGATGCGGGGTTTGCCGACGACCAACGCCAATGCTCCGGTTTATCGACA of the Methylomonas sp. MK1 genome contains:
- a CDS encoding DUF3368 domain-containing protein; this translates as MPESKEIVINTTPILSLIAATGSLDMLPMLYSRVWVPWEVCQEIHVGGSDGFAVSEFQQADWLYKQSQPVTIPVLLRNSLDAGEAAVIQLALQEGIPLVAIDENVGRRFARLSGLTLTGSIGILLKAKRLGYPVKITDAVRRMRQRGIWLSDTVVEFAVREAGE
- a CDS encoding type II toxin-antitoxin system HicB family antitoxin; the encoded protein is MKTLKYKDYEGTCEIDAEDEICHGKLLFIDDLITYEAETPKQLKQEFELAVDDYIQTCADLGIEAKKPLKGQFNVRVTPELHKEAILRSHNDNVSLNEVVKRALESYLYVSQEVNNHFNISIASQQSSIPSAQPQWFSMSTNTADTSHARH
- a CDS encoding tetratricopeptide repeat protein; the encoded protein is MSVCTLFAIAAIGAEPAKPQKPAYLTEIKEDNALFISELELAASHGDDLAQVMLGISYIHGLPRVNDHPPIPKDIELGKSWMIKATAGEDGICVMGMLASALQHEASAIATQNFDEAVYWYRQAAARGSSDAQAELLKLYDEGLYAPQDELEISQWTINTAEHGIIKSYAKAAALYLDGQNVRRDLLQAYKWNTLAVKYEPTDAELTKNQQDIVAQLTDRQRDDAQKLIEAWKPKHQDECERFSQRMK
- a CDS encoding UPF0175 family protein, giving the protein MQLIVNYPEQLPDALQQSPSQFEHEAKMAMAVKLYEMKRISSGMAAALVGMERVDFLLELHRYGVVAIDLGADELLADLRNA
- a CDS encoding DEAD/DEAH box helicase, whose amino-acid sequence is MLTLKGYQQRAIDTLDDFLSKARDRQNVTEAYAEALQAQGLPPLAYRDYGFADVPYVCFRIPTGGGKTLLASHAIVTAAKSYLDADFPITLWLVPSNTIRQQTVEALKKPGHPYREKLDFAFNHQVLVLDIDEVTQIRPQDIGQKAIVVVSTLANLRVNDTSGRKVYAYHENFEPHFAKLPPNHPYLERLEKVSAADIQEVGLSANELGKIKYSFANLLALHRPLLIVDEAHNARTSLTFDTLQRVHPAAIIEFTATPNTTSTNGSNILYHVSAAELKAEEMIKLPIILTEHQNWQDAVRDTVITRNKLAQDAQKDEAYIRPIALLQAEAKNGDVTVEVLKAYLTDDLHIDADSIAIATGNQRELDGLNLFDPACPIEYIITIEALKEGWDCSFAYVFCSVKQVSSSKDAEQLLGRVLRMPFARRRLIEDLNRAYAHLATKGFANAAKELTDKLIAMGFEEMEVAAFLRQQAPVGDGQIDLFGPNAGEGSKPVLASLVIELPTMPDLEHLDDADKRQLAISEDNGAYVVRISGEVSEPLQQALLKAVGKKPAQETIARDLRIHNQSIQAQKAPSERGESFGRLPLLCAYIQDELELIEPETILENGQLNLLDYPAKLNNFRIQETSNSFSIDLDGKEISYHIAQQNEVINLNEDLLDVTEQDLIGWLDRECRQPDVLQRDLIKFSALLINDLLQQPNINLTALVRNKYPLLRAVRDLIGLYRKRAQKAGYQQTLFGHAAQVVLTDEFVYRFTPEHYPARPPYYAGRHKFQKHFFPIIEDLKAQGEEFECAQAIESLLEVKYWIRNLVRRDHASFWLPLAHNRFYPDFVCELQDGRMLVVEYKGEAYASNDDSAEKRAVGELWAKSSQGRCLFIMAVEQDSQGRDVRQQIQDLLTVM
- a CDS encoding type II toxin-antitoxin system HicA family toxin, which gives rise to MSKQQKALERLLAQPTPADITWDELKKVLDGFGYKELKNDGSRRKFFNKELEAVINLHKPHPGNIVKKVYIAQVIDHLTCKGLIDKK
- a CDS encoding site-specific DNA-methyltransferase, with amino-acid sequence MLIQGDNLEALKALIPFYAGQVKCIYIDPPYNTRSAFSHYDDNLEHSIWLSMMYPRLELLRELLSEEGSIWVSIDDNEAHYLKVMMDEVFGRGNFVASNVWQKRYSRENRESIGDVHEYLFIYVKDQDKFKQYRNRIPLDESQAKIYRNPENPKETDPSKRWRGLPMTAQGFRPNQMYTITAPNGKKHVPPEGRCWSMIESEFIKLKEKGRIYWGKDGNAQPSVIRFLSEVEGLVPWTWWPHDEVGHTDESKKECNSLFGADVSFGTPKPERLLKRVFEIASNPDDLILDSFLGSGTTAAVAHKMNRRYIGIEMGDHAQSHCQARLCKVVDGEQGGISKAVNWQGGGGFRFFKLGEPVFDAYGKLNHDIKFAALAAHIWYAETQTPLSSFPRAARECGSTAPQYMVRDADKPGVTTQRVGTSQLMSLYDSPLLGVYDGTAYYLLYNGILGDRRPQGGNVLTSRVLAELPGIAEHIGPVVIYGESCRLGPSRLAEHHITFKQIPYDVKAL